Proteins encoded within one genomic window of Bradyrhizobium sp. CB1717:
- a CDS encoding protein-L-isoaspartate(D-aspartate) O-methyltransferase has protein sequence MMKALLQVLAMVVAAGETAAQGAPQDDQCVRERAAMVETIRAYARSAGSSLGPQGLPERVLEAMAQTKRHLFIPERSCSIAYADSPVPIGLGQTISQPYMVALMTALAEVAADHVVLEVGTGSGYQAAILARLARKVCTIEIIPQLAETATKTLRDLAYDNVSVRLGDGYDGWPECGPFGAIIVTAALGHVPPPLVDQLNVGGRLVMPVGAGFSTQQLTIVEKIAPGKTTTRAVALVRFVPFTRSQN, from the coding sequence ATGATGAAGGCCTTGCTGCAGGTGCTTGCCATGGTTGTCGCGGCGGGGGAGACGGCCGCACAGGGCGCCCCGCAGGACGACCAATGCGTCCGCGAACGCGCCGCCATGGTCGAAACCATCCGTGCCTATGCCCGGTCCGCCGGAAGCAGCTTGGGTCCGCAAGGCCTGCCGGAGAGGGTGCTCGAGGCGATGGCACAAACAAAACGCCATCTGTTCATCCCTGAGCGATCCTGCTCGATCGCATACGCCGACAGCCCGGTACCGATCGGCCTCGGCCAGACCATCTCGCAGCCCTACATGGTGGCCCTGATGACAGCGTTGGCCGAGGTCGCGGCCGATCACGTTGTGCTCGAGGTCGGCACGGGTTCGGGCTACCAGGCCGCCATCCTTGCGCGCCTGGCGCGAAAGGTCTGCACCATCGAGATCATCCCGCAATTGGCCGAGACCGCCACGAAGACACTGAGAGACCTCGCGTATGACAACGTCAGCGTCAGGCTCGGCGACGGCTACGATGGCTGGCCGGAATGCGGTCCGTTTGGCGCCATCATCGTGACGGCCGCGCTCGGGCATGTGCCGCCGCCGTTGGTCGATCAGCTCAACGTGGGTGGTCGACTTGTCATGCCGGTGGGAGCTGGTTTCAGCACTCAGCAGCTCACGATCGTAGAAAAAATTGCACCCGGTAAGACGACGACGCGCGCCGTCGCCCTCGTGCGTTTTGTCCCCTTTACGCGTTCACAGAACTAG
- a CDS encoding DUF4260 domain-containing protein has product MTEGTAETGAATGGVNILLRLEGLTLFVGMVMLYAAWDGSWLVFALLFFVPDLSFLAYLSDAKFGAMVYNAAHSYMAPVTLLTLGFGLASPLTLSIALIWLAHIGIDRALGYGLKYSAGFGFTHLGRIGRQRDA; this is encoded by the coding sequence ATGACGGAAGGAACGGCCGAGACGGGCGCGGCGACAGGCGGCGTCAACATCCTGCTGCGGCTGGAGGGCCTGACCCTGTTTGTGGGCATGGTGATGCTCTACGCGGCCTGGGACGGGTCGTGGCTGGTGTTTGCCCTGCTGTTCTTCGTCCCCGATCTGAGCTTCCTGGCATACCTGTCCGACGCCAAATTCGGCGCGATGGTCTACAACGCCGCCCACAGCTACATGGCGCCGGTGACGCTGCTGACGCTGGGCTTCGGCCTTGCCTCGCCCCTCACTTTGTCCATCGCCTTGATCTGGCTCGCCCATATCGGCATCGACCGGGCGCTCGGCTACGGCCTGAAATATTCCGCCGGGTTCGGCTTCACCCATCTCGGCCGGATCGGGCGGCAGAGGGACGCCTGA
- a CDS encoding DUF1326 domain-containing protein — translation MVDQVSWQLSGDYFENCSCSIVCPCLVSAGAPLTARPTEGFCNVPLIFHIETGRYGDVALDGLNVLVILHAPGVMADGNWSQATYVDQSADDRQTEALAAIFSGAAGGPMASFGPLISKNLGVKKAPITFRIDGKTRSAEIPGILHMSVDPLPTMHPSGEMWANIGHPVSPDRMVMAVGAAGNTYSDHGMRWDNSGRNGLYAPIQWSNQA, via the coding sequence ATGGTGGACCAGGTCTCGTGGCAGCTTTCCGGTGACTATTTCGAAAATTGCAGTTGCAGCATCGTGTGCCCGTGCCTCGTGTCTGCGGGCGCCCCGCTGACCGCGCGACCGACCGAGGGCTTCTGCAACGTGCCGCTGATCTTCCACATCGAGACCGGGCGTTACGGCGACGTCGCACTCGATGGACTGAACGTCCTGGTTATCCTCCATGCGCCTGGCGTCATGGCTGACGGGAACTGGTCGCAGGCCACCTATGTCGATCAGAGCGCCGACGATCGGCAGACCGAGGCGCTGGCTGCGATCTTCAGCGGCGCGGCCGGTGGTCCCATGGCCTCGTTCGGACCGCTGATCAGCAAGAACCTGGGGGTGAAGAAGGCCCCGATCACATTCCGGATCGACGGCAAGACGCGGTCCGCGGAAATCCCGGGCATTCTGCACATGTCCGTTGATCCGTTACCGACCATGCACCCGAGCGGCGAAATGTGGGCCAACATCGGCCACCCCGTCAGCCCCGACAGGATGGTGATGGCGGTCGGCGCCGCCGGCAATACGTACAGCGATCATGGCATGCGCTGGGACAATTCCGGCAGGAACGGCCTCTATGCGCCGATCCAGTGGTCGAACCAGGCCTGA
- a CDS encoding DUF6236 family protein, which translates to MNEDTRICHQEGYLEPLYCELHPEVLQRLGEKVINLFERPDWLDDLLLNGSQVDPSLRVLRQSELLRHRIGDDLQLVGLYPGKMSEAMKDAIVRLGVGRLHPAKMSRELQNAMRSDPLVSRVFGKTPRELRKLFGYREEYEGDWILVNSNFAAAYMAALAVMLAEQKGISPLTNQDSVQGLNLRFLIDDSVGVGEREANAALLTVVMEGLRIDPETSVAKMLEFRRSRAIQLAELSGTFDDLRAKIGKSESARELQENAARIYANKIRPGLEKLKREMQDQTIQSAWKGFYQAATLSAVAGGSLLASFAQANSISVFGAGLFMTGANIAVEAAYARRKARASSPFTYLLDIEKEFSLPRY; encoded by the coding sequence TTGAACGAGGATACCAGGATCTGTCATCAAGAGGGCTATCTAGAGCCGTTGTACTGTGAATTGCATCCCGAGGTGCTTCAACGACTTGGAGAGAAGGTAATCAACTTGTTCGAGCGCCCCGATTGGCTTGACGATCTGCTTTTGAACGGCTCTCAAGTGGATCCAAGTCTCAGAGTCCTCCGTCAATCGGAATTGCTACGGCACAGAATCGGTGACGATCTTCAATTGGTTGGTTTGTACCCGGGGAAGATGTCCGAAGCGATGAAGGATGCAATTGTCCGCCTCGGGGTAGGACGTCTGCATCCTGCAAAAATGTCACGTGAATTACAGAATGCGATGCGGTCAGATCCCCTTGTGTCGCGCGTCTTCGGAAAGACTCCACGGGAGCTGAGGAAATTGTTTGGATACAGAGAGGAGTATGAGGGAGATTGGATTTTAGTGAATAGCAACTTTGCTGCTGCGTATATGGCTGCCCTGGCCGTCATGCTGGCTGAACAAAAGGGGATTTCCCCGCTCACCAACCAAGATTCTGTTCAAGGCTTGAACCTTAGATTTCTTATTGACGATAGTGTGGGTGTTGGCGAACGCGAGGCCAATGCAGCTCTGCTGACCGTCGTGATGGAGGGGCTGCGGATCGACCCCGAGACCTCAGTTGCCAAAATGCTCGAATTTCGGCGATCGAGGGCAATTCAACTTGCTGAGCTTTCCGGAACGTTTGACGATCTTAGAGCAAAGATAGGAAAGAGCGAGAGCGCACGCGAACTTCAGGAAAATGCAGCGCGAATATATGCGAACAAGATTCGTCCAGGGTTGGAGAAGTTGAAGCGAGAAATGCAAGACCAAACGATCCAAAGTGCCTGGAAGGGATTCTATCAGGCCGCGACATTGTCTGCGGTGGCCGGAGGTTCTCTCTTAGCAAGCTTTGCGCAGGCAAATTCAATTAGTGTCTTTGGTGCGGGGCTTTTTATGACCGGCGCCAACATAGCTGTGGAGGCGGCGTACGCAAGGCGCAAAGCACGAGCGTCTTCACCTTTCACATATCTTCTAGATATCGAGAAGGAGTTCTCGTTGCCTCGATACTAG
- a CDS encoding adenosine-specific kinase has product MELTVVPIVKPDTANFIFGQSHFIKTVEDLHEALVGAVPGIRFGLAFCEASGKRLVRWSGNDEAALTLARDNALAVGAGHTFLIFLGDGFFPVNVLAAVRAVPEVCRIFCATANPTQVIVAQTDLGRGVLGVVDGASPLGVEADADIAWRKDLLRKIGYKL; this is encoded by the coding sequence ATGGAACTCACCGTGGTGCCCATCGTCAAGCCGGACACCGCCAACTTCATCTTTGGCCAATCGCATTTCATCAAGACCGTGGAAGACCTCCACGAGGCGTTGGTCGGCGCGGTGCCGGGCATCCGCTTCGGGCTCGCCTTCTGCGAGGCCTCCGGCAAGCGGCTGGTGCGCTGGTCGGGCAACGACGAGGCCGCTCTCACGCTGGCGCGCGACAACGCATTGGCCGTCGGCGCCGGACACACGTTCCTGATCTTCCTTGGTGACGGATTCTTTCCCGTCAACGTGCTGGCTGCTGTGCGCGCGGTGCCGGAGGTGTGCCGCATCTTTTGTGCGACTGCCAATCCGACACAGGTGATAGTCGCGCAAACCGACCTCGGCCGTGGCGTGCTCGGCGTGGTGGATGGCGCCTCACCGCTGGGTGTCGAGGCCGACGCGGACATTGCGTGGCGGAAAGACCTGCTGCGAAAGATCGGCTACAAGCTGTAG
- a CDS encoding glutathione S-transferase family protein yields the protein MPDLTLTTFDWVPEKPRGLVRDLRVRWALEEAGLPYRVASTPFGDRGAAHLAHQPFGQVPWLTDGDLSIFESGAILLHLGALSAKLMPSDPRGRSEATKWVFAALNSVEMASLPWSMFKFTGSDDGSPAVTFVDGFLKIRLKHLEPVLAGREWLAGSFSVADILMADVLRPVDRFEGLADSPACRAYLARATARPAFAKAHADQMAHFAAADKAR from the coding sequence ATGCCCGACCTCACCCTCACCACCTTCGACTGGGTTCCCGAGAAGCCGCGCGGCCTGGTGCGCGATCTTCGCGTGCGCTGGGCGCTGGAAGAAGCCGGCTTGCCCTATCGCGTCGCCAGCACGCCGTTCGGCGACCGGGGCGCCGCGCACCTCGCGCACCAGCCGTTCGGCCAGGTGCCGTGGCTGACCGATGGCGACCTCTCGATCTTCGAGAGCGGCGCGATCCTGCTCCATCTCGGCGCGCTCAGCGCGAAGCTGATGCCGTCAGATCCGCGCGGCCGCAGCGAGGCAACGAAATGGGTGTTCGCGGCGCTCAATTCGGTGGAGATGGCAAGCCTGCCCTGGTCCATGTTCAAGTTCACCGGCAGCGACGACGGTTCACCGGCCGTGACGTTCGTCGACGGCTTCCTGAAGATCCGCCTCAAGCACCTCGAGCCGGTGCTGGCCGGCCGTGAATGGCTGGCGGGCTCCTTCTCCGTCGCCGACATCCTGATGGCGGACGTGCTGCGCCCCGTCGACCGCTTCGAGGGACTCGCGGACAGTCCCGCCTGCCGCGCCTATCTCGCGCGCGCCACGGCCCGCCCGGCCTTCGCCAAGGCCCACGCCGACCAGATGGCGCATTTCGCCGCAGCGGATAAGGCGCGTTGA
- a CDS encoding VOC family protein, with product MVTKVVTKVKPVPEGYHTVTPYLVVDGAETVIRFMKDAFGAQPVFEPMMRPDGKVGHAEFKIGNSIVMISDSSERAQATSTMLYLYVPNVDAVYQKALKAGGTSVMEPADQFYGDRSGGVTDPAGNRWHIGTHIEDVSPAELKKRAAEVMKQQNKAA from the coding sequence ATGGTCACTAAAGTGGTCACTAAAGTGAAGCCGGTTCCCGAGGGATATCACACCGTCACGCCCTATCTCGTCGTCGACGGCGCAGAGACAGTCATCCGCTTCATGAAAGACGCCTTCGGAGCCCAACCGGTCTTCGAGCCGATGATGCGGCCCGACGGCAAGGTCGGGCATGCGGAGTTCAAAATCGGAAATTCCATCGTGATGATTTCCGACTCCTCGGAGCGCGCACAAGCAACATCCACGATGTTGTATCTCTACGTACCGAACGTCGATGCAGTCTATCAGAAGGCGCTCAAGGCCGGCGGCACATCGGTGATGGAGCCCGCCGATCAATTCTACGGCGACCGCAGCGGTGGTGTAACGGATCCCGCCGGCAACCGCTGGCACATCGGCACCCATATCGAGGATGTATCCCCGGCGGAGCTGAAGAAGCGTGCGGCGGAGGTCATGAAGCAGCAGAACAAGGCCGCGTAG
- a CDS encoding DUF2182 domain-containing protein gives MTDRALETVLRRDRWIVGGAILIIVALAWAYVLWLADDMDMGGMDMTGFRMIPAGIGIMLPASEPWRTIEFAYVFLMWAVMMVGMMAPSAAPMILMYASVGRQAKAQAKPFAATGWFAAGYLLAWAGFSLVATLLQWGIDRAALLDSRMTFASNLLGACVLIAAGIYQWTPLKDVCLVQCQSPFLFLMRHGGFRDTPRGCLLLGLRHGSYCVGCCWLLMALLFIGGVMNVLWIALLALLVLLEKLTPAGRWIARAAGIACVAAGAWLLVSSLR, from the coding sequence ATGACCGACAGAGCTCTCGAAACCGTGCTGCGCCGCGACCGCTGGATCGTCGGCGGCGCGATTCTGATCATCGTCGCGCTGGCGTGGGCTTATGTGCTCTGGCTCGCCGACGACATGGACATGGGCGGCATGGACATGACCGGCTTCCGCATGATCCCGGCCGGGATCGGAATCATGTTGCCCGCCAGCGAGCCGTGGCGAACGATCGAGTTCGCATACGTGTTCCTGATGTGGGCGGTGATGATGGTTGGAATGATGGCGCCCTCGGCCGCGCCCATGATCCTCATGTACGCCAGCGTCGGCCGGCAGGCGAAGGCACAGGCCAAGCCGTTCGCGGCAACCGGCTGGTTTGCGGCCGGTTATCTCCTCGCCTGGGCCGGCTTTTCACTCGTCGCAACCCTTCTGCAATGGGGGATCGATCGCGCAGCCCTTCTCGACTCCCGGATGACGTTCGCCAGCAACCTGCTCGGGGCATGCGTGCTGATCGCGGCCGGCATCTATCAATGGACGCCGCTCAAGGACGTGTGCCTCGTCCAATGCCAGTCGCCGTTTCTGTTCCTGATGCGCCACGGCGGGTTTCGCGACACGCCGCGAGGCTGCCTGCTGCTGGGGCTTCGGCACGGAAGCTATTGTGTCGGCTGCTGCTGGCTCTTGATGGCACTCCTGTTCATAGGCGGCGTGATGAACGTGCTCTGGATCGCGCTGTTGGCGCTGCTCGTCCTGCTGGAGAAGCTGACGCCGGCCGGACGATGGATCGCGCGCGCTGCCGGCATTGCATGTGTGGCCGCGGGCGCGTGGCTGCTGGTGTCCTCGCTGCGGTGA
- the blaOXA gene encoding class D beta-lactamase encodes MLTRRSTLGLLAAAATLPSRALAHVAPPRNEIRDSLAKRFTDLGTSGTFVGYKVEDYLIVASDKERSGEGKLPASTFKIPNSLIALETGVVADPDKDVFPWDGVKRPIEAWNKDHTLRSAIAVSAVPVYQEIARRIGQERMQKYVDEFDYGNRDIGGGIDQFWLTGNLRIDPVEQIDFVDRLRRRALPLSKRSQDHVADILPVTKVGDSVIRAKSGLLGAERGEPSLGWMVGWAEKGEAHTVFALNMDCKEPRLIGERMPLTQACLAEIGAI; translated from the coding sequence TTGCTCACCCGCCGCTCCACCCTCGGCCTTCTCGCCGCAGCCGCCACATTGCCGTCACGTGCACTCGCCCATGTCGCGCCACCGCGCAACGAGATCCGCGACAGCCTCGCCAAGCGCTTCACCGATCTCGGCACGTCAGGCACCTTCGTCGGCTACAAGGTCGAGGACTATCTGATCGTCGCCAGCGACAAGGAGCGCTCGGGCGAGGGCAAGCTGCCAGCCTCGACCTTCAAGATTCCGAACTCGCTGATCGCGCTGGAGACCGGTGTCGTCGCTGATCCCGACAAGGACGTGTTTCCCTGGGACGGCGTCAAGCGACCGATCGAAGCCTGGAACAAGGATCACACGTTGCGCAGCGCGATCGCTGTCAGCGCGGTGCCGGTCTATCAGGAGATCGCGCGCCGCATCGGGCAGGAGCGCATGCAGAAATATGTCGACGAGTTCGACTACGGCAATCGCGACATCGGCGGCGGCATCGACCAGTTCTGGCTCACCGGGAATTTGCGCATCGATCCGGTCGAGCAAATCGATTTCGTCGACCGTCTGCGCCGCCGAGCGCTGCCGCTTTCCAAGCGCAGCCAGGACCACGTCGCTGACATCCTGCCCGTGACCAAGGTCGGCGACAGCGTCATCCGCGCCAAGTCCGGCCTCCTGGGTGCCGAGCGCGGCGAGCCGTCACTCGGCTGGATGGTCGGCTGGGCCGAGAAGGGTGAGGCGCACACCGTGTTCGCGCTCAACATGGATTGCAAGGAGCCGCGCCTCATCGGCGAGCGCATGCCGCTGACGCAAGCCTGCCTTGCCGAGATCGGCGCGATCTAG
- a CDS encoding EscU/YscU/HrcU family type III secretion system export apparatus switch protein, whose amino-acid sequence MSDPSKLAIALHYEKGSGAPVVVAKGKGSIGEKIVEIAKANDIPIEENEILAGALSKVELGEEIPPDLYKAVAEVLVFVLRLSGRGR is encoded by the coding sequence ATGAGCGATCCATCCAAGCTTGCGATCGCGCTGCATTACGAGAAAGGCTCCGGCGCGCCCGTCGTCGTCGCCAAGGGCAAGGGCTCGATCGGCGAAAAGATCGTCGAGATCGCCAAGGCCAACGACATCCCGATCGAGGAGAACGAAATTTTGGCCGGCGCGCTCTCCAAGGTCGAGCTCGGGGAGGAGATCCCGCCGGATCTCTACAAGGCCGTCGCCGAAGTGCTGGTGTTCGTGCTGCGGCTGTCAGGCCGGGGGCGGTAG
- a CDS encoding dienelactone hydrolase family protein, with protein sequence MPTAFRAAMVLIALCVSTVFANAQALPKEVATRAEIYPIPSLTLSDQQFLSGDAAAGKAVTVAGEFRVAQGTGRLPVVVLMHGSSGVGATTEAWVHAFNAMGISTFVIDGFTGRGLTVVGPNQALLGRLNLIVDIYRSLEILAKHPRVDPDRIVLMGFSRGGQATLYASLERFNKLWNKSGIQFAAYIPFYPDCSTTYVGDSEIAARPIRIFHGTPDDYNPVRSCKAFVERLKSAGRDVVLTEYPDSAHGFDSGLLGVNTVAVSANAQTVRNCKIKEGDGGVLMNGDTNAPFTYKDSCVELNPHVGGNPTTAAESRKAVEEFLQVLFKLG encoded by the coding sequence ATGCCGACGGCATTCCGCGCCGCCATGGTGCTCATTGCGCTCTGCGTTTCCACCGTATTCGCCAATGCGCAGGCGCTTCCCAAGGAAGTCGCCACGCGCGCCGAGATCTATCCGATCCCCTCGCTCACCCTCTCCGACCAGCAATTTCTCAGCGGCGATGCAGCCGCGGGCAAGGCGGTGACGGTTGCCGGCGAATTCCGCGTTGCCCAGGGCACCGGCAGGCTGCCGGTCGTGGTGCTGATGCACGGTTCGAGCGGCGTCGGCGCCACGACCGAGGCCTGGGTGCACGCCTTCAATGCCATGGGCATCTCGACCTTCGTGATCGACGGTTTTACCGGGCGCGGGTTGACGGTGGTGGGGCCGAACCAGGCCCTGCTCGGCCGGCTCAACCTGATCGTCGACATCTACCGCTCGCTGGAGATCCTGGCGAAGCACCCGCGCGTCGACCCCGACCGCATCGTACTGATGGGTTTTTCGCGCGGCGGACAGGCGACGCTTTATGCGAGCCTGGAGCGTTTCAACAAGCTCTGGAACAAGTCCGGCATCCAGTTCGCAGCGTACATCCCGTTCTATCCGGACTGCTCGACGACCTATGTCGGCGATAGCGAGATCGCCGCGCGCCCGATCCGCATCTTCCACGGCACGCCTGACGACTACAATCCCGTAAGGAGCTGCAAGGCCTTTGTCGAGCGGCTCAAGAGCGCCGGGCGGGACGTGGTGCTGACCGAATATCCCGACAGCGCGCACGGCTTTGACAGCGGCCTGCTCGGCGTCAACACCGTTGCCGTGTCGGCGAATGCGCAGACCGTGCGCAACTGCAAGATCAAGGAAGGTGACGGCGGCGTGCTGATGAATGGCGATACGAATGCGCCGTTCACCTACAAGGATTCCTGCGTTGAGCTCAACCCGCATGTCGGCGGCAATCCGACGACCGCCGCGGAGTCGCGCAAGGCCGTGGAGGAGTTCTTGCAGGTGTTGTTCAAGCTGGGTTAG
- a CDS encoding acyl-CoA carboxylase subunit beta produces MKHILDALEDRRAGAKLGGGEKRIEAQHARGKLTARERIELLLDKGSFEEFDMFVEHRSTEFGMEKSKVPGDGVVTGWGTVNGRKTFVFAKDFTVFGGSLSETHALKITKLQDMAMKARAPIIGLYDAGGARIQEGVAALAGYSYVFRRNVLASGVIPQISVIMGPCAGGDVYSPAMTDFIFMVKNTSYMFVTGPDVVKTVTNEVVTAEELGGASVHATRSSIADGAFENDVETLLQMRRLIDFLPSNNTDGVPEWPSFDSIERLDDSLDTLIPDNPNKPYDMKELILKVVDEGDFFEIAESFAKNIVTGFGRIAGRTVGFVANQPMVLAGVLDSDASRKAARFVRFCDAFNIPIVTFVDVPGFLPGTAQEYGGLIKHGAKLLFAYSQCTVPLVTVITRKAYGGAFDVMASKEIGADMNYAWPTAQIAVMGAKGAVEIIFRSDIGDPDKIAARTKEYEDRFLSPFIAAERGYIDDVIMPHSTRKRIARALAMLKDKKTEMPAKKHDNLPL; encoded by the coding sequence ATGAAACACATCCTGGACGCCCTTGAAGATCGTCGTGCCGGCGCGAAGCTCGGCGGCGGGGAGAAGCGCATCGAGGCGCAGCACGCCCGCGGCAAGCTGACCGCACGCGAGCGCATCGAGCTGCTGCTCGACAAGGGATCGTTCGAGGAGTTCGACATGTTCGTCGAGCACCGCTCCACCGAGTTCGGCATGGAGAAGTCCAAGGTGCCTGGCGACGGTGTCGTCACGGGATGGGGCACCGTCAACGGCCGCAAGACGTTTGTCTTCGCCAAGGACTTCACGGTGTTCGGCGGCTCGCTCTCGGAAACGCACGCGCTCAAGATCACCAAGTTGCAGGACATGGCGATGAAGGCGCGGGCGCCCATCATCGGCCTCTATGACGCGGGCGGCGCCCGTATCCAGGAGGGCGTCGCGGCACTCGCCGGCTATTCCTACGTGTTCCGCCGCAACGTGCTGGCCTCGGGCGTGATCCCGCAGATCTCCGTCATCATGGGCCCCTGCGCCGGCGGCGACGTCTATTCGCCCGCGATGACCGACTTCATCTTCATGGTGAAGAACACCAGCTACATGTTCGTCACCGGCCCCGACGTCGTGAAGACCGTCACCAACGAAGTCGTGACCGCCGAGGAGCTCGGCGGTGCCTCGGTGCACGCCACGCGCTCCTCGATCGCCGATGGCGCCTTCGAGAACGACGTCGAGACGCTCTTGCAGATGCGGCGCCTGATCGACTTCCTGCCCTCGAACAACACCGACGGCGTGCCGGAATGGCCGAGCTTCGATTCGATCGAGCGCCTCGACGATTCCCTCGACACGCTGATCCCCGACAATCCGAACAAGCCCTATGACATGAAGGAGCTGATCCTGAAGGTCGTGGACGAGGGCGATTTCTTCGAGATCGCGGAGAGCTTTGCCAAGAACATCGTCACGGGCTTTGGCCGCATCGCCGGCCGCACCGTCGGCTTCGTCGCCAACCAGCCGATGGTGCTGGCCGGCGTGCTCGACTCTGACGCCTCGCGGAAAGCCGCGCGCTTCGTCCGCTTCTGCGACGCCTTCAACATCCCGATCGTCACCTTCGTCGACGTGCCGGGCTTCCTGCCCGGAACCGCGCAGGAATATGGCGGCCTGATCAAGCACGGCGCAAAGTTGCTGTTCGCCTATTCGCAGTGCACCGTGCCGCTCGTCACCGTCATCACCCGCAAGGCCTATGGCGGCGCCTTCGACGTCATGGCGTCGAAGGAAATCGGCGCCGACATGAACTACGCCTGGCCGACCGCCCAGATCGCGGTGATGGGCGCCAAGGGCGCGGTCGAGATCATCTTCCGCAGCGACATCGGCGACCCCGACAAGATCGCCGCCCGCACCAAGGAATACGAAGACCGCTTCCTGTCGCCCTTCATCGCCGCCGAACGCGGCTACATCGACGACGTCATCATGCCGCATTCGACCCGCAAGCGCATCGCGCGGGCGCTGGCGATGCTGAAGGACAAGAAGACGGAAATGCCGGCGAAGAAGCACGACAATTTGCCGTTGTGA